From a single Oreochromis niloticus isolate F11D_XX linkage group LG4, O_niloticus_UMD_NMBU, whole genome shotgun sequence genomic region:
- the LOC112846711 gene encoding basic proline-rich protein-like, protein MHSVAGPLAARPAANSATLLPVTPQPQPSLQSPVQFPAAQLSPVSPVSPVQSPLAQSSTQPPAPLSPQPSLLPLVQSPVQSSTPPPTPLSPPPLLQTSVQSPVPVQTPSVQSPVQSSTPPPLVAKLPGSPVAQLVPEPLAQPPVAVQSSGRLNIQPGVPIPSGSTSAPAGSSDESIQHSAAPMPPPAFSAGGSEGPVQPPVSARGSGEPGQPFLVSAGGSEEPVQPPSSSSPGPASALALPTPGPAPSPAASTPSPAASPPAASPPSGSAAVPLPSGSMSSSSPGPAPEPSASSPGPAPEPSASSPAAASSPSASSPGPAPRHRWPLSGPLARRHRRRGQPPDRFRLSRRRCRAHGRPPDPFCLSRHRCRAHGRPPELFRRRRRRCFPHGRPPDRLCYLCHPPGRPSDRLTYELLCRRPPGRPPELTCVWTTFLSSSVSCALLLVLFRALHPGPPPPALVGLFCFLFFLLGCLEPALTWGGGTVTVLGR, encoded by the exons ATGCACTCTGTAGCTGGGCCATTAGCCGCCCGGCCCGCAGCCAATTCAGCCACCCTTCTACCCGTTACACCTCAACCACAACCGTCACTGCAGTCCCCGGTTCAGTTTCCTGCAGCTCAGCTGTCTCCAGTGTCTCCAGTGTCCCCAGTGCAGTCTCCCTTAGCACAGTCATCCACTCAACCACCAGCTCCTCTTTCTCCCCAACCGTCACTACTACCTCTAGTTCAGTCTCCTGTGCAGTCATCAACTCCACCACCTACTCCACTCTCACCACCACCGTTACTACAGACATCAGTTCAGTCCCCTGTGCCAGTGCAGACGCCCTCAGTTCAGTCTCCCGTGCAGTCATCTACTCCACCACCATTAGTAGCTAAGCTCCCCGGGTCTCCAGTAGCTCAGCTCGTACCTGAACCATTAGCCCAGCCCCCTGTAGCAGTTCAGTCTTCTGGTCGGCTTAACATTCAGCCAGGGGTCCCAATACCCTCTGGCTCTACATCAGCTCCCGCTGGAAGCTCGGATGAGTCCATCCAGCACTCCGCGGCTCCCATGCCGCCACCTGCcttctccgctggagggtccgaggggcccgttcagccccCTGTCTCCGCtagagg ttctggtgAGCCCGGCCAGCCcttcctcgtctccgctggagggtctgaggagcccgtccagccaccCTCGTcctcctcgcctggtccagcctctgctttGGCTTTGCccacgcctggtccagctccgtCACCTGCAGCGTCCACACCGTCGCCTGCAGCCTCACCGCCTGCAGCATCACCACCGTCAGGTTCCGCGgccgtcccgctgccgtcaggttctaTGTCCtcatcctcgcctggtccggccCCCGAGCCTTCGGCCTCCTCACCTGGTCCGGCCCCCGAGCCTTCGGCCTCCTCGCCTGCAGCTGCCTCCTCGCCTTCGGcctcctcgcctggtccagcacCTCGGCATCGTTGGCCACTTTCTGGGCCTCTAGCCCGACGTCATCGCCGTCGTGGGCAGCCCCCAGACCGCTTTCGCCTGagtcgccgccgttgccgtgCACATGGTCGGCCCCCGGATCCCTTTTGCCTTAGTCGCCACCGTTGCCGTGCgcacggtcggccccctgaactatTTCGACGTCGTCGCCGCCGTTGCTTTCCGCACGGCCGGCCTCCAGACCGGCTCTGTTATCTGTGCCACCCACCTGGTCGGCCCTCCGACCGTTTGACTTATGAACTCTTGTGCCGGCGACCTCcgggtcggccccctgaactgacCTGTGTTTGGACTACTTTCTTGAGCTCCAGTGTTTCCTGTGCCCTGCTTTTGGTTTTGTTCCGAGCCCTCCATCCTGGGCCCCCTCCGCCCGCCCTGgttgggttgttttgttttttgtttttcctgttggGCTGTCTGGAGCCAGCCCTTACCtggggggggggtactgtcacggtcctgggtcggtga